The following coding sequences lie in one Candidatus Eisenbacteria bacterium genomic window:
- a CDS encoding class I SAM-dependent methyltransferase: MRAKGGEQDWFVQAFDDQYPSLYAHRDLAEARAILERLFPLAALEGGRLLDLGCGEGRFLQALAGRRVVSIGLDLSAPLLRRARSRTPSIPLARADMRSLPFRPGSFRWVLLMFTTFGYFAEDGENLQVIKGIAEILEPGGTLLLDTINAAYVRKNLIPRSVRLAGNREIREKRWIDPAGPYLWKESEVLAGEEEPARVSRERLRLYETEEIDAMLSRSGMRVEQRLGDYDAGRFDPERSPRLIVLARLEGGRP; encoded by the coding sequence ATGCGAGCGAAGGGTGGCGAGCAGGACTGGTTCGTCCAGGCTTTCGACGATCAGTACCCGAGCCTGTACGCGCACCGGGATCTGGCCGAAGCCCGCGCGATCCTCGAGCGCCTCTTCCCGCTCGCCGCGCTGGAAGGGGGGCGTCTCCTCGATCTCGGGTGCGGCGAGGGGCGCTTTCTGCAGGCCCTCGCCGGCCGCCGTGTCGTGTCGATCGGACTCGATCTGTCCGCGCCCCTCCTGAGAAGGGCCAGGAGCAGGACTCCCTCGATCCCGCTCGCGCGCGCCGACATGAGGAGCCTCCCGTTTCGACCCGGCTCCTTTCGCTGGGTGCTCCTGATGTTCACGACCTTCGGCTACTTCGCCGAGGACGGCGAGAACCTGCAGGTCATCAAGGGCATCGCTGAGATCCTCGAGCCCGGAGGAACGCTCTTGCTCGACACGATCAACGCGGCGTATGTGAGGAAGAATCTGATCCCCCGGTCCGTGCGGCTCGCCGGAAACCGCGAGATCAGGGAGAAGCGCTGGATCGATCCGGCGGGGCCGTACCTCTGGAAGGAGTCCGAGGTCCTGGCGGGGGAGGAGGAGCCTGCGCGGGTCTCGAGGGAGAGATTGCGTCTCTACGAGACGGAGGAGATCGATGCGATGCTCTCGCGCTCCGGGATGCGGGTAGAGCAGCGGTTGGGCGATTACGATGCCGGCAGATTCGATCCCGAGCGATCGCCGCGGCTCATCGTGTTGGCGAGATTGGAAGGAGGAAGGCCCTGA
- the bshA gene encoding N-acetyl-alpha-D-glucosaminyl L-malate synthase BshA, producing MTGEELRIGVACYPSMGGSGIVATELGLALASRGHEIHFVSYAPPVRLKGYIENVRFHQVITDNYPVFHHPPYMLSLATKLVEVAREHRLDLVHAHYAIPHATCAFLAREMLAERALRTVTTLHGTDITLVGVQPSFQSAVRFSIERSDGVTAVSDWLRERTLAAFEVSRPIEVIPNFVDTARFAPRKPQEGRGFFRCPGTKIVMHASNFRPVKNIPGVIRTFAGIVSRIPASLVLIGEGPGLTAAHEMVRSMGLSGSVFFLGMQDAMDELLPEADLLLLPSEHESFGLIALEAMACGVPVIATDRGGTSELIDSGVTGLLADPFDERSMIEWGVRVLSDAALWERVSRAARERAKERFDQDRIVDAYAAFYRKVLSGG from the coding sequence ATGACGGGGGAAGAGCTTCGCATCGGGGTCGCCTGCTATCCCAGCATGGGCGGGAGCGGGATTGTCGCGACCGAGCTTGGCCTGGCCCTGGCCTCGCGGGGTCACGAGATCCACTTCGTCAGCTATGCCCCGCCCGTGCGCCTGAAGGGATACATCGAGAACGTCCGCTTCCATCAGGTGATCACCGACAACTACCCCGTCTTTCACCATCCCCCCTACATGCTGAGCCTCGCGACCAAGCTCGTCGAGGTCGCCAGGGAGCACCGACTCGACCTGGTCCATGCCCACTACGCGATCCCCCACGCGACATGCGCGTTCCTGGCGCGGGAGATGCTTGCGGAGCGCGCGCTGCGGACAGTCACAACGCTCCACGGGACCGACATCACGCTCGTTGGAGTCCAGCCCTCCTTCCAAAGCGCGGTGCGGTTCAGCATCGAGCGGAGCGATGGCGTGACCGCCGTCTCGGATTGGCTTCGCGAGCGGACCCTCGCGGCCTTCGAGGTCTCCCGCCCGATCGAGGTGATTCCCAACTTCGTCGACACCGCGCGCTTCGCTCCGAGGAAGCCGCAGGAGGGCCGCGGTTTCTTCCGCTGTCCCGGCACGAAGATCGTGATGCACGCAAGCAACTTCAGGCCCGTGAAGAACATCCCGGGAGTGATCCGGACCTTCGCCGGGATCGTGAGCAGGATTCCGGCGAGCCTTGTTCTGATCGGGGAGGGGCCTGGGCTGACGGCCGCTCACGAGATGGTGCGATCGATGGGCCTGTCGGGCTCGGTCTTCTTCCTCGGGATGCAGGATGCGATGGACGAGCTGCTGCCCGAAGCCGATCTGCTCCTGCTTCCGAGCGAGCATGAGAGCTTCGGCCTGATCGCCCTGGAGGCGATGGCATGCGGCGTCCCGGTCATCGCGACCGACAGGGGAGGGACTTCGGAGTTGATCGACTCGGGAGTCACCGGCCTTCTGGCCGACCCCTTCGACGAGCGGAGCATGATCGAGTGGGGAGTCCGGGTGCTGAGCGATGCCGCGCTCTGGGAGAGAGTCTCGAGGGCGGCCCGGGAGCGCGCCAAGGAGCGCTTCGACCAGGATCGGATCGTCGACGCCTACGCCGCCTTCTACCGGAAAGTCCTGTCCGGAGGGTGA
- a CDS encoding glycosyltransferase family 2 protein: MSPPGAATSQERLASLSLFYPMYNEEGNIELAAQRALEILPGVAEEFEIILVDDGSRDATGAIADRLAAGDPRIRAIHHPTNLGYGAALTSGIRASRFEWIFYTDGDNQFDLREIDLLLPLRHGHEIVSGFRIDRRDPVNRKLNAWLFNSLVRLLFGFRLRDVDCAFKLYRASIFEGMDLVSRGALIDVEIIARARKRGARVVEIGVHHFPRTVGSQTGAKLSVILRAFRELLRLWGELR; encoded by the coding sequence ATGAGTCCGCCCGGGGCCGCGACCTCTCAGGAACGGCTCGCCTCCCTCTCCCTCTTCTATCCGATGTACAACGAGGAGGGCAACATCGAGCTTGCCGCTCAGCGCGCGCTCGAGATCCTCCCGGGCGTGGCGGAGGAGTTCGAGATCATCCTCGTCGATGACGGCTCGCGCGACGCTACCGGGGCGATCGCGGACCGTTTGGCGGCCGGCGATCCCCGGATCCGGGCCATCCATCATCCGACGAACCTCGGCTACGGCGCGGCCCTTACGAGCGGGATTCGGGCCTCCCGCTTCGAGTGGATCTTCTACACGGACGGCGACAATCAATTCGACCTCCGAGAGATCGACCTGCTCCTTCCCCTGCGGCACGGGCACGAGATCGTGAGCGGATTCCGGATCGACCGGCGCGATCCCGTGAACCGCAAGCTCAACGCGTGGCTGTTCAACTCGCTCGTCCGGCTCCTCTTCGGCTTCCGCCTGCGGGATGTCGACTGCGCGTTCAAGCTCTACCGCGCATCGATCTTCGAAGGGATGGATCTCGTGAGCCGGGGGGCGCTCATCGATGTGGAGATCATCGCCAGGGCCCGCAAGCGTGGGGCGCGTGTCGTGGAGATCGGGGTCCACCACTTCCCGAGGACCGTCGGCTCCCAGACAGGCGCGAAGCTCTCCGTCATTCTTCGCGCCTTTCGAGAGTTGCTCCGCCTCTGGGGAGAGCTGCGCTAG
- the bshC gene encoding bacillithiol biosynthesis BshC → MRAAGRPTIAAFWCVGDDTDHDEVSSSSWPLENGAVRRVRDEVPAEGRRIGGLEVARMLPSRAQLGADWPDSRGGPEALDDDLRRLGNGGWSGFLRAALLHLASGEPLLFVDGNDPAVIEASQPLLRRFAPERRALASEIESVARGWSAPGASPPLSGEEALRSLYLLAGSGRSILDPDTQPPRGGTLLPNVVLRPALQEHLLPVARVVCGGAEIAYRSLLGPVYARAGMESAPLMPRFAATFFPPAWSSGAKAPDPRLALEDPAGALDRWAWEGLEPGLAERVRDLRETTRGRLDDLRGSLAPIDASLVQTIESVGAKIDFQVGRLEEALHAKARLLLRRSHPGLADLREFLIPRGKPQERSFTLWTPFLWEGPEAAVQLREAVAAWFDRGERGHALLALNDRGASS, encoded by the coding sequence ATGCGCGCCGCCGGGCGCCCGACGATCGCGGCCTTCTGGTGCGTCGGCGACGATACGGATCACGACGAAGTCTCTTCTTCGTCATGGCCGCTCGAGAACGGGGCTGTCAGGCGGGTCCGCGACGAAGTCCCGGCGGAGGGCCGGCGGATCGGGGGTCTGGAGGTCGCCAGGATGCTTCCCAGTCGCGCCCAGCTCGGCGCGGACTGGCCGGACTCGCGAGGAGGGCCGGAGGCGCTGGACGACGACCTGAGGCGACTGGGGAACGGCGGCTGGAGCGGCTTCCTCCGCGCGGCGCTGCTCCATCTGGCCTCCGGCGAGCCTCTTCTGTTCGTCGACGGAAACGACCCCGCTGTGATAGAAGCGTCCCAGCCCTTGCTGAGGCGGTTCGCGCCCGAGAGGCGCGCTCTCGCCTCGGAGATCGAGTCGGTCGCCCGAGGATGGAGCGCGCCGGGGGCGTCTCCGCCGCTCTCGGGAGAGGAAGCGCTCCGTTCCCTTTACCTCCTGGCCGGAAGCGGAAGGAGCATTCTCGATCCTGACACCCAGCCGCCGCGGGGCGGGACTCTCCTGCCGAACGTGGTCCTGCGTCCGGCGCTCCAGGAGCATCTTCTGCCGGTCGCGCGGGTCGTCTGCGGCGGGGCCGAGATCGCATACAGGTCGCTGCTCGGGCCGGTCTACGCGCGCGCCGGAATGGAATCGGCGCCGCTGATGCCCCGTTTCGCGGCGACCTTCTTCCCGCCGGCCTGGTCGAGCGGGGCGAAGGCGCCCGATCCGAGACTTGCGCTCGAGGATCCCGCGGGCGCTCTCGATCGCTGGGCGTGGGAAGGCCTCGAGCCGGGGCTCGCGGAACGCGTCCGCGACCTCCGGGAAACGACGCGCGGCCGGCTGGATGATCTGAGAGGTTCTCTCGCGCCGATCGACGCCAGCCTGGTGCAGACGATCGAGTCTGTCGGAGCCAAGATCGACTTCCAGGTCGGCCGTCTCGAAGAGGCGCTCCATGCGAAGGCCCGCCTGCTCCTCAGACGGAGCCACCCTGGACTGGCCGATCTCCGGGAGTTCCTCATCCCGCGAGGCAAGCCCCAGGAACGCTCCTTCACGCTCTGGACTCCCTTCCTCTGGGAAGGGCCGGAGGCGGCGGTCCAGCTGCGGGAGGCGGTCGCCGCGTGGTTCGACCGTGGTGAGCGCGGTCACGCCCTTCTCGCCCTCAACGACAGGGGGGCATCTTCATGA
- a CDS encoding laccase domain-containing protein: MLGLRLSHVLHRTKIGNLPPSLKEPRSLESPPVGHQLQERQGIGWVAPPADWLRGTLAAVSLRSGGVSNPPFDTLNLGRSAGDEISDVEENERLLASALSLPGGAARARLDHGRDCVAVISPGTYRGCDGLLTRSVELPLWLTVADCYPLFLAGDDCIGLAHCGWRGVRAGIVGALAGAVSVAGGNPASRLRAWIGPGIGPCCYPVRDEVAALFAPDHLRGASGARHLDLRAAIEADLTAAGVSEDGIDACGICTSCEAEMFFSYRRDGARSGRMAAVIWRRDS, translated from the coding sequence ATCCTCGGACTCCGTCTCTCTCATGTCTTACACAGAACAAAGATCGGCAACTTGCCCCCTTCACTGAAGGAACCTCGATCACTAGAATCGCCACCTGTGGGACACCAACTTCAAGAGAGACAAGGGATTGGCTGGGTCGCCCCTCCGGCGGACTGGCTACGGGGGACCCTGGCGGCCGTCAGCTTGCGCTCAGGCGGGGTCAGCAATCCTCCCTTCGACACACTGAACCTCGGCCGGAGCGCAGGAGATGAGATCTCCGATGTCGAGGAAAACGAGCGCCTCCTGGCCTCGGCCCTCAGCCTTCCCGGCGGCGCCGCTCGGGCCCGACTCGATCACGGCCGGGATTGCGTCGCCGTGATCTCCCCCGGAACCTACCGCGGCTGCGACGGTCTTCTCACGCGAAGCGTTGAACTCCCTCTCTGGCTGACCGTCGCCGACTGCTATCCCCTCTTTCTCGCGGGTGACGACTGCATCGGTCTCGCACACTGCGGATGGCGTGGAGTCCGGGCGGGGATCGTCGGGGCGCTGGCGGGGGCCGTCTCGGTCGCAGGCGGAAACCCCGCCTCTCGACTGCGCGCATGGATCGGCCCGGGCATCGGCCCCTGCTGCTACCCGGTCCGTGACGAGGTCGCCGCTCTCTTCGCTCCCGACCATCTCCGGGGCGCTTCCGGCGCCAGGCACTTGGATCTCAGAGCGGCGATCGAAGCCGATCTCACCGCGGCGGGCGTCTCAGAAGATGGTATCGACGCCTGCGGGATCTGCACCTCCTGCGAGGCCGAGATGTTCTTCTCCTACAGGAGGGACGGAGCGCGGAGCGGGCGGATGGCGGCTGTCATCTGGCGGCGCGACAGCTAG
- the mutS gene encoding DNA mismatch repair protein MutS → MRRPRSTTPMMEQYLGVKEKHPDTVLLYRMGDFYETFYDDAVTLSRVLGIALTSRNPGDAEPIPLAGIPWHSAEPQVAKLLRAGHRVAICEQVGSAEESKGLIERRVIEVMSPGTAVTDPLLTGNMFNYLAAVHGSGDGVGLAVADISTGAFLAGDLTEEEAEEELARLAPSEILQPEGWASPRLEKFLAEHLPGAFRTSLDGWRFSPSRADGILREQFRVATLEGYGFRESTPALGAAAALIEYAREQKQSTLAHLGGLQRIRPAEYLILDDASIRGLEILEPLAMGGREATLVAVLDRTRTAAGGRRLREALARPFRAPEPARARQDRIASLLEDGQARSDLARSLEQMSDIERILGRVHCERATPRDLAGLRRTLLAAPALDRILAARPAWSGLQIPESCEALGRDLHAALVEQPAISPRDGEVIKDGHDRELDAARDAARGGKRWMADLESREREATGIANLKVGYNRVFGYYIEVTRSQISRVPERYLRRQTLSTGERYVTPEIKEQEELILGAEAAVSRRQEELFGSLCGRVAGETAALQDAARAIAEIDLVLSLAEVAIAGNYAKPQLQISRAIHIEEGRHPVVERAVGIGSFVPNDLSLDGEERQIVILTGPNMAGKSTYLRQTGLIVLMAQIGSYVPARAATIGMADRIFTRVGAHDVLARGQSTFLVEMVETSNILRHATSESLVLMDEVGRGTSTYDGVSIAWSVAEALRQEARRRPRVIFATHFHELTRLGQREGYVNLNVLVREWGDEVIFLRKVIPGGADRSYGIEVARLAGVPETVVRRAAEILRDLERGVSRGIEGAQAAPSGGEPEQLPLFAGGEWDWLVEDLAGLDPSRLTPLDALERIHRWVERVDRQRRGSV, encoded by the coding sequence ATGAGGCGCCCGCGCTCGACGACCCCCATGATGGAGCAGTACCTCGGGGTGAAGGAGAAACACCCCGACACGGTGCTTCTCTACCGGATGGGTGACTTCTATGAGACCTTCTACGACGATGCCGTCACGCTCTCCCGGGTTCTCGGGATCGCGCTGACCTCCCGCAATCCCGGCGACGCCGAACCGATCCCGCTGGCCGGCATCCCCTGGCACAGCGCCGAGCCTCAAGTCGCGAAGCTCCTGCGTGCGGGGCACCGGGTCGCGATCTGCGAGCAGGTAGGCTCGGCCGAGGAGAGCAAGGGCCTGATCGAGCGACGCGTCATCGAGGTCATGAGTCCGGGAACGGCGGTGACCGATCCCCTCCTGACGGGCAACATGTTCAACTATCTGGCCGCGGTTCATGGGTCCGGGGACGGCGTGGGTCTCGCGGTCGCCGACATCTCGACCGGCGCATTCCTGGCGGGAGACCTCACGGAGGAGGAGGCGGAGGAGGAGCTGGCGCGACTCGCCCCGAGCGAGATCCTGCAGCCCGAGGGGTGGGCCTCTCCGCGCCTGGAGAAGTTCCTGGCAGAGCATCTCCCGGGGGCCTTCCGGACAAGCCTGGACGGCTGGCGCTTCAGTCCCTCGCGCGCCGATGGCATCCTGCGCGAGCAGTTCCGCGTGGCGACGCTCGAAGGATACGGTTTCCGGGAATCGACGCCGGCGCTCGGGGCCGCGGCGGCCCTCATCGAGTACGCGCGGGAGCAGAAGCAATCGACCCTGGCCCACCTTGGCGGCCTCCAGCGGATCCGACCCGCGGAATACCTCATCCTGGACGACGCCTCGATCCGTGGGCTCGAGATCCTCGAACCCCTCGCCATGGGAGGGCGGGAGGCGACCCTGGTCGCGGTCCTGGATCGGACCCGAACGGCGGCCGGAGGGAGGCGATTGCGCGAGGCGCTTGCCCGCCCCTTCCGCGCTCCCGAACCGGCGCGAGCGCGACAGGATCGGATCGCGTCGCTCCTAGAGGACGGGCAGGCCAGATCTGATCTCGCGCGCTCGCTCGAGCAGATGTCGGACATCGAGAGGATCCTCGGAAGGGTCCACTGCGAGCGGGCGACGCCGCGCGATCTGGCGGGTCTCAGGCGGACGCTCCTGGCCGCTCCGGCGCTCGATCGGATCCTCGCGGCGCGCCCCGCCTGGAGCGGCCTGCAGATTCCGGAGTCGTGCGAGGCGCTGGGTCGCGATCTGCATGCGGCGCTCGTCGAGCAGCCGGCCATCAGCCCGCGCGACGGGGAGGTCATCAAAGACGGCCACGATCGCGAGCTCGACGCCGCGCGCGACGCCGCCCGCGGAGGCAAGCGATGGATGGCCGATCTGGAGAGCAGGGAGCGCGAGGCGACGGGGATCGCGAACCTGAAGGTCGGCTACAACAGGGTCTTCGGATACTACATAGAGGTCACCCGATCGCAGATCTCCCGGGTGCCCGAGCGATACCTGCGCCGCCAGACGCTCTCCACGGGGGAGCGCTACGTGACCCCCGAGATCAAGGAGCAGGAGGAGTTGATCCTGGGCGCGGAAGCGGCGGTGTCGCGCCGGCAGGAAGAGCTCTTCGGATCTCTTTGCGGGCGGGTGGCCGGGGAGACCGCCGCTCTGCAGGATGCCGCGCGCGCCATCGCGGAGATCGACCTGGTTCTCTCTCTCGCGGAGGTCGCGATCGCGGGCAACTACGCGAAGCCGCAGCTTCAGATCTCCCGCGCCATCCACATCGAGGAGGGGAGGCATCCCGTCGTGGAACGGGCGGTCGGGATCGGATCGTTCGTTCCCAACGATCTCTCCCTCGACGGGGAAGAGCGCCAGATCGTCATCCTGACGGGCCCCAACATGGCAGGGAAGTCGACCTACCTGCGGCAGACCGGGCTGATCGTGCTGATGGCGCAGATCGGCTCGTATGTCCCCGCGCGAGCGGCCACGATCGGGATGGCCGACAGGATCTTCACGCGCGTGGGCGCCCACGATGTCCTGGCAAGAGGACAGTCGACCTTCCTTGTCGAGATGGTGGAGACGAGCAACATCCTGCGCCACGCGACCTCCGAGAGCCTGGTGCTGATGGATGAAGTGGGTCGCGGGACCTCGACCTACGACGGCGTCTCGATCGCCTGGTCCGTGGCGGAGGCCCTGCGGCAGGAGGCGCGGCGAAGGCCGCGCGTCATCTTCGCGACGCACTTCCACGAGCTGACGCGTCTCGGCCAGAGGGAAGGCTACGTCAACCTGAATGTCCTCGTCCGCGAATGGGGGGATGAAGTGATCTTCCTCAGGAAGGTGATTCCCGGGGGGGCGGACAGGAGCTACGGGATCGAGGTCGCCCGCCTCGCCGGGGTCCCCGAGACGGTGGTGCGACGCGCGGCGGAGATCCTGAGGGACCTCGAGCGGGGCGTCTCCCGCGGAATCGAGGGGGCCCAGGCGGCGCCCTCGGGAGGCGAGCCGGAGCAGCTGCCCCTCTTCGCCGGCGGCGAGTGGGACTGGCTGGTCGAGGATCTGGCCGGCCTCGATCCCTCGCGCCTCACCCCCCTGGACGCCCTCGAGAGGATCCACCGGTGGGTCGAGCGCGTTGACCGGCAGCGACGCGGATCCGTATAG
- a CDS encoding DUF2079 domain-containing protein: protein MIGGGAAPGRSILARARLPAGLLLALLLVTLAAPLARGEDLLLVLRKLTLYLGLLFAVAVAWALAPAPLGRLARSLDGGLDRAGRALDRPHAGWILLLPIFAYALVWGIFSILRHQALNSSGFDLAIQHQVVWNLAHRRPFESSIEVANYLGDHVALTLPAFAPLLWIWDDVRILLVAQGVVLALGAWPIYRLAARRSGGPLTGLVWAAAYLATPAVGFMNRYDFHDLVLALPLLLAAIDAVDEGRWGRATVWMILAAATREEVGLAVAFLGLWSALARRRFLWGLCFFVGGIVWSAAALYVVIPHFRAGAASDTLARYGWLGGGPGEILDTLLTEPWRLFTSSYHRVRRALFPAQLLWPYGGLSLLSLGCLAPGLPNLALSLTSSAVSQNSIYFQYNAPILPFVIWSALRGWTRLRSAGRSRGMLLLLLLFSLLAANWADPALLKDVGRPYTIVDGTRPRHNLDAFRQASLLIPRDADLLASNNLAPHFSARRDLFILHTKRENRLASWAMIDLSDRRHLESRADVDRLVARWIQEGTYAPRFLRDGILVLERGGTEDPDAAAALRRHLDEVPAVPAAR from the coding sequence GTGATCGGGGGCGGCGCCGCGCCCGGACGGTCGATCCTCGCCCGCGCGCGCCTCCCCGCCGGGCTCCTGCTCGCCCTCCTGCTTGTGACTCTCGCGGCACCTCTCGCCCGCGGCGAGGATCTGCTTCTCGTCCTCCGGAAGCTCACCCTCTACCTGGGCCTCCTCTTCGCGGTGGCTGTCGCCTGGGCGCTGGCGCCCGCGCCGCTCGGCCGCCTGGCCCGGAGTCTGGACGGCGGGCTCGATCGCGCGGGCCGAGCGCTCGACAGACCTCATGCCGGCTGGATCCTCCTCCTTCCGATCTTCGCCTACGCGCTCGTCTGGGGGATCTTCTCGATCCTGAGGCACCAGGCTCTCAACTCCAGCGGCTTCGATCTCGCGATCCAGCACCAGGTCGTCTGGAATCTGGCCCATAGGAGGCCCTTCGAGAGCTCCATCGAGGTGGCCAACTACCTCGGCGACCACGTCGCCCTGACCCTGCCCGCATTCGCGCCCCTGCTCTGGATCTGGGATGACGTCAGGATCCTGCTCGTCGCGCAGGGCGTCGTCCTCGCGCTCGGGGCATGGCCCATCTACCGCCTCGCGGCCCGGCGGTCCGGCGGCCCTCTGACCGGTCTCGTCTGGGCCGCCGCCTATCTCGCGACACCGGCTGTCGGCTTCATGAACCGCTACGACTTCCACGATCTGGTCCTGGCGCTGCCTCTTCTGCTCGCCGCGATCGACGCGGTGGACGAGGGACGCTGGGGCAGGGCGACGGTCTGGATGATCCTCGCGGCGGCCACGAGGGAGGAGGTCGGGCTCGCGGTCGCCTTCCTCGGGCTCTGGAGCGCTCTGGCGCGCAGGCGCTTCCTGTGGGGCCTCTGCTTCTTCGTCGGAGGGATCGTCTGGTCGGCGGCCGCTCTCTATGTCGTGATTCCTCACTTCCGGGCAGGCGCGGCTTCCGACACGCTCGCGAGATACGGATGGCTGGGAGGCGGCCCGGGGGAGATCCTCGACACCCTGTTGACGGAGCCCTGGAGGCTCTTCACGAGCTCCTACCACCGCGTGCGCCGCGCTCTGTTTCCGGCGCAGCTCCTCTGGCCCTACGGCGGGCTCTCGCTCCTCTCCCTTGGCTGCCTCGCTCCGGGCCTGCCGAACCTCGCCCTCTCCCTGACTTCGAGCGCGGTGAGCCAGAACTCGATCTACTTCCAGTACAACGCGCCGATCCTCCCGTTCGTCATCTGGTCGGCGCTGCGCGGATGGACCCGCCTGCGGAGCGCGGGGCGGTCGCGGGGGATGCTCCTGCTTCTCCTCCTCTTCTCTCTCTTGGCGGCGAACTGGGCCGACCCCGCGCTGCTCAAGGATGTCGGGCGTCCCTACACGATCGTCGATGGGACGCGGCCACGCCACAATCTCGACGCTTTCCGGCAGGCAAGCCTCCTCATCCCCCGGGATGCCGACCTGCTTGCCTCCAACAACCTGGCGCCCCACTTCTCGGCCCGTCGAGATCTGTTCATCCTCCACACGAAGAGAGAGAATCGCCTCGCGAGCTGGGCGATGATCGATCTGAGCGATCGAAGGCATCTCGAGTCCCGCGCGGACGTGGATCGCCTCGTCGCGCGGTGGATCCAGGAAGGAACCTACGCGCCGCGCTTCCTCCGGGATGGAATCCTCGTTCTCGAGCGGGGAGGGACGGAAGACCCCGATGCGGCCGCCGCGCTCCGGCGCCACCTGGACGAGGTCCCGGCCGTCCCCGCCGCCCGCTGA